The genomic interval ATCGAGCAGCGCGCGCGCCTGCAGGGGCTGGACAGCATCTTCGTACTCACCACCCGCACCATGCACTGGTTCATCAAGCGCGGCTTTCAGCCCGTGGACCCGGACTGGCTGCCCGATGCGCGCAAGCGCAAGTACAACTGGGACCGGCGCAGCCAGGTGCTGGTGAAAAAGCTCTGAGCCTCTTGTTCCGCCCCCCAACCGCTCACGCTGAGCCTGTCGAAGCGCTGTGGAAGGCTTCGACGAGCTCAGCCCGAACGGTTCTCGGCGCGCGGCGAATCAGGTCCCACCCTCGGTGAGCCCGCTGCTACCCCTGCCGGGCCGCAACAATAGCCCTCGCCACCTGTGCAATCGCCGCATCGCGCTGCTCCGGCTTGGCGGTGGACCGCGTGAGGTAACAGGTCACCAGCACTGGGGCGCCTCCGCCGGGAGGCCACATGACCCCGATGTCGTTGGCCGTGCCGCTGTCTCCCGCCGTTCCCGTCTTGTCCCCCACCTTCCAGCCCGGCACACCCGCGCGCAGGCGCTTGTCGCCCGTGCTCGTCTCTACCAGCCAGCGCTGCAGCCAGGCGCGCGACGGTGGCGTAAGCACATCGCCCAGCACCAGTTTTTGCAGGGTCTGCAACATGGCCAGCGGCGTGGTCGTGTCGCGCGGGTCGCCCACAGCCGCCTCGTTCAGCGTGGGCTCGGTGCGGTCCAGCCGCGTGATGCTGTCGCCCAGTGATCTCACAAAGGCCGTGAACCCAGCCGGCCCGCCATGGCGCGCCAGCAAGACATTGGCGGCGGTGTTGTCGCTCAGGCTCACGGTGGCGGCGCACAGCTCGCCCACCGTCAACCCGCCCCCATCGCCCGCGCGGGGGCCGCTGACGGGCGAATACGCCACCACATCGGCCACCGCGTAGTGCACGCGGGCATCCAGCCGCTCTCTGCCCTGGTCCACCAGCGCCAACATCCAGCCCGCCAGCACCGCCTTGAAGGTGCTGGCCATGGCAAAACGCTCGTCCTGGCGCCAGCCCAACTGCAGGCCCGAGCCCATGTCCAGCATGGCCACGCCCAAACGGCCCTGGGCGGTGCGTTCGATGTTGGCGAGCGTCTCGTTCCATTCGCGGGTGGTCTTGTTGCGGCCCGCTGCGTTGCTGGTAGCCGCGCAACCCCAAAGAGGCATGGTGGTAGCGGCCATCAAACCCAAGGAAAACTGTCGTCTTTGCATAAGAAACTGGAGGTGAGTTGAGACAAGGTCCGAACGATACGGAGATCAAGCCCCCAGCACCATCGACAATAATTGCCGCCAGCCCCCTGAAAAACTTATGCATCTCCCGCTCAATGCCCTGCGCGCGTTCGAAGCCTCGGCGCGCCACCTCAACCTCACGCGGGCTGCCCAGGAGTTGCACGTCACGCAGACAGCGGTCAGCCAGCACATCCGCAAGCTCGAAGACCGCCTGGGCAAGCCGCTGTTTCGCCGCCTGCCGCGCGGGCTGGCGTTGACGGACGAGGGCCAGGCGTTGCTGCCTGCGGTGACCGAGTCGTTCGCCAGCCTTGAGCGCGCCCTGGAAAAACTGGGCGACACCCGCCCGCGCGAGGTGCTGACCGTGGGCGCCGTGGGCACCTTTGCCGTGGGCTGGCTGCTGCCCCGGCTGCGCGACTTTCAAGAGGCCTGCCCGTTTGTGGACCTGCGCTTGCTCACGCACAACAACCGGGTGGACATGGCGGGCGAAGGGCTGGACTACGCGATCCGCTTTGGCGACGGCGCCTGGCACGGCACACATGCCGAACGCATCATGGACGCGCCGATGTCCGTGATGTGCACCCCGGCCCTGGCCCACAGCCTGCGCACCGCCGCCGACCTGGCACGGCAACCGCTGCTGCGCAGCTACCGCACGGATGAATGGGCTGCATGGTTCGAGGCCGCAGGCGCGCCCTGCCCGGTGCTGCGTGGCGCGGTGTTCGACTCGTCCCTCACGCTGGCCGAGGCGGCGGCGCAAGGCGCGGGCATGGCGCTGCTGCCGGTGGCGATGTTCACACGCGAGCTGCAGCAAGGTCGGCTGGTGCAGCCCTTTGCACTGGAGCTGCACCGCGGTGCCTACTGGCTCACGCACCTGCAGTCGCGCCCCGTCACGGGGGCCATGGCAGCGTTCAGTGCGTGGCTGCAAGCGCAGCAGGCGAAAACAGCCGCAAAAATACCATAGAAATTGGCCTTTCACGCTTGTTGGTAAAGCGCAAGCAGCTATTAATTCAATAGCAAATCAATGGCAATCGGGTTTCAGCCTCGCACCGCCAGCGCCAGCGCCAGGGTATCCGGCGGCACCTCGTCCACCTGGGCAGGCTCCAGGAACTCGCGCCCGTACCGTTCGTACACACGCTCCCGCACGAACACTTCGAACAGGTCCGGGTCGATATGCCCGTTGTCACGCATCCGGCACATGATGGCGATGGCCTGCGACAGGGTCATGCCGCTCTTGTACGGCCGGTCTGCGGCCGTGAGGGCCTCAAAGATGTCGGCAATGCCCATCATCCGGGCCTGCAGCGACATCTGGTCGCGGGTGAGGCCGCGCGGGTAGCCCTTTCCGTCCATGCGTTCGTGGTGGCCGCCTGCGTATTCGGGAACGTTTTTCAGATGCCGCGGCCAGGGGAGCGTCTCCAGCATCTTGATGGTGGCGACGATGTGGTAATTGATGGTGTCGCGCTCGGCCTGGTTCAGCGTGCCCGAGCGGATGGTGAGGTTCTCCACCTCCTCGGCAGAGAGGAAACTGGTCTGCACGCCCTGCGGGTTGCGCCAGTGGCGCATGGCGGCAATGTCGCGCACGCGCTGCTGGTCTTCGGGGCGCATGGCCTCGGTGCCCGCGTTGCTGCGGCGCAGAAATTCGCGGTCTTCCTCCAGCGCATGGATCTCGTGCTGCAGGGCCTGCAGCTCCTGCCCCTCGGCACGGGCATCCACCACCGGGCGCAGCGCCAGCTGGCGGCGCAGGGCGGCCAGTTCGGCGTCGCGCTTCAAGACTTCAAAGCGCGTGTCCACCAGGCCGATGCGGTCGTACAGTGTTTGCAGCTTGGTCGCCTTGTCCACCACATGCACCGGCGTGGTGATCTTGCCGCAGTCGTGCAGCAGGCCGGCCATCTTGAGCTCGTAGCGGTCCCGGTCACTCATGCGAAAGCCCGCCAGCGGCCCCTGGTTGGTGGCATTCACCGCCTCGGCCAGCATCATGGTGAGGGCGGGCACACGCTGGCAATGGCCACCGGTGTAGGGCGACTTTTCGTCAATGGCCAGGTTGATCAGGTTCACAAACGACTCGAACAGGCGTTCGAGCTGCGTGATGAGCAGCCGGTTGGTGAGCGCAATCGCAGCCTGCGAGGCCAGCGACTCGGCCAGGCCCTGGTCGGCCTCGGAGAACGTGGTGACCTCGCCGGTCTCCCAGTGCCGCGCGTTGATGAGCTGCAGCACGCCGATCAGTTCGTGGTCGTGGTTCTTCATCGGCACGGTCAGAAACGATTGCGAGCGGTACCCCGTGCGCGCATCGAAACTGCGCGTGCCTGAAAAATCAAAGCCCTCGGCGCAGTAGGCGTCGGCAATGTTCACCGTGCGGTCGTGGATGGCGGCATATGCGGCCACCAGCGAATCGTTGGGGCTGCCATCGGCGTTGCGCAGCGGCAGGTGCGGAAAATCAATCGGCTTGCCCGTGGTGCCGCCCAGGCGAATGTCCAGCGAATCGGTGCGCAGTATCTCGAACTTGAGCGACTGGCCGTCCTCCGTCACGCTGTAGAGCGTGCCGCCATCCGCGCCGGTGATGGCCCTGGCAGCCTCCAGAATGTTCTCCAGCAGGCGGTCGATGTTGCGCTCGCGCGAGAGCGCGGCCCCGATGCCATTGAGCTGCTCCAGGCGGCGAAACAGGTTGAGGGAGGGTTCCTGGGCCATAAGACACCTTGGGTGCGTGTTGGGGACTCCGGCATCGTAACGAAAGTGACCGCTATCATCACCCTTCTTTGCTGCTCTTCGCCCCCATTTCGTGGACTCGGTCACACCCCGCTACCTCACTGTTGCGCTTTACCTGTTTGTCGACCTGCCCGACTGCGCCACGCTGCGTGCGCCGCTGCAGACCCTGTGCGACGAGCGCGGCGTGCGCGGCATGCTGCTGCTGGCGCCCGAGGGCATCAACGGCACCATTGCGGGCGCACCCGATGATGTATTGGCCGTGCTGGCCTGGCTGCGCAGCGATACCCGCTTTGCGAAGCTGCAGCACAAGGAGGCCCCCACCGACCGCCAGCCGTTCTACCGCATGCGCGTGCGGCTCAAGCGCGAGATCGTGACCCTGGGCGTGCCGGGCCTGAACCCCGCGCGCAACGCCGGCACCTATGTGAAGCCTGAAGACTGGAATGCGCTCATCGACGACCCCGGCGTGGTGGTGGTGGACACGCGCAACGACTACGAGGTGGGCATCGGCACGTTCGCGCGCGCCATCAACCCGCACACCAAGAGCTTCGCGGAGTTTCCGGCCTGGGTGGAACGCGAGAAACAACCCGGCGGCGTGCTGGCGGGCAAACCGCGGGTCGCCATGTTCTGCACTGGCGGCATCCGCTGCGAGAAATCCACCGCGCTGCTCAGGTCGCAGGGGTTCGACGATGTGTTCCACCTGGAAGGCGGCATCCTGAAATACCTGGAAACGGTGCCGGAAGAAAACAGTCGCTGGCAGGGCGACTGTTTTGTGTTTGACGAGCGCGTGTCCGTGGGCCACGGCCTGGCGCCGGGGCACCACCAGTTGTGCCGGTCCTGTCGCATGCCGCTGGGCGAAGCCGAGCTCGCATCACCCCACTACGTGCGCGGCGTAAGCTGCCCCTACTGCCACGGCACCCGCACGCCCGAACAGGAACGCGCACTGGCCGAACGCCAGCGCCAGATGGACCTGGCGGAGCAACGCGGGCAAGCGCACCTGGGCGCACGGCAACCCGGCGCACCCGCGCGGGCCGCCGCCTGCGATGTGGGCGGGTGTGAGGGCGAGCCCGCGTGAACGCTGCCCTGCCCGTTCTGTACTCCTTTCGCCGCTGCCCGTATGCCATGCGCGCCCGGCTG from Acidovorax sp. FHTAMBA carries:
- the bla gene encoding class A beta-lactamase translates to MPLWGCAATSNAAGRNKTTREWNETLANIERTAQGRLGVAMLDMGSGLQLGWRQDERFAMASTFKAVLAGWMLALVDQGRERLDARVHYAVADVVAYSPVSGPRAGDGGGLTVGELCAATVSLSDNTAANVLLARHGGPAGFTAFVRSLGDSITRLDRTEPTLNEAAVGDPRDTTTPLAMLQTLQKLVLGDVLTPPSRAWLQRWLVETSTGDKRLRAGVPGWKVGDKTGTAGDSGTANDIGVMWPPGGGAPVLVTCYLTRSTAKPEQRDAAIAQVARAIVAARQG
- a CDS encoding LysR family transcriptional regulator, with the translated sequence MHLPLNALRAFEASARHLNLTRAAQELHVTQTAVSQHIRKLEDRLGKPLFRRLPRGLALTDEGQALLPAVTESFASLERALEKLGDTRPREVLTVGAVGTFAVGWLLPRLRDFQEACPFVDLRLLTHNNRVDMAGEGLDYAIRFGDGAWHGTHAERIMDAPMSVMCTPALAHSLRTAADLARQPLLRSYRTDEWAAWFEAAGAPCPVLRGAVFDSSLTLAEAAAQGAGMALLPVAMFTRELQQGRLVQPFALELHRGAYWLTHLQSRPVTGAMAAFSAWLQAQQAKTAAKIP
- a CDS encoding HD family phosphohydrolase; this translates as MAQEPSLNLFRRLEQLNGIGAALSRERNIDRLLENILEAARAITGADGGTLYSVTEDGQSLKFEILRTDSLDIRLGGTTGKPIDFPHLPLRNADGSPNDSLVAAYAAIHDRTVNIADAYCAEGFDFSGTRSFDARTGYRSQSFLTVPMKNHDHELIGVLQLINARHWETGEVTTFSEADQGLAESLASQAAIALTNRLLITQLERLFESFVNLINLAIDEKSPYTGGHCQRVPALTMMLAEAVNATNQGPLAGFRMSDRDRYELKMAGLLHDCGKITTPVHVVDKATKLQTLYDRIGLVDTRFEVLKRDAELAALRRQLALRPVVDARAEGQELQALQHEIHALEEDREFLRRSNAGTEAMRPEDQQRVRDIAAMRHWRNPQGVQTSFLSAEEVENLTIRSGTLNQAERDTINYHIVATIKMLETLPWPRHLKNVPEYAGGHHERMDGKGYPRGLTRDQMSLQARMMGIADIFEALTAADRPYKSGMTLSQAIAIMCRMRDNGHIDPDLFEVFVRERVYERYGREFLEPAQVDEVPPDTLALALAVRG
- a CDS encoding rhodanese-related sulfurtransferase encodes the protein MDSVTPRYLTVALYLFVDLPDCATLRAPLQTLCDERGVRGMLLLAPEGINGTIAGAPDDVLAVLAWLRSDTRFAKLQHKEAPTDRQPFYRMRVRLKREIVTLGVPGLNPARNAGTYVKPEDWNALIDDPGVVVVDTRNDYEVGIGTFARAINPHTKSFAEFPAWVEREKQPGGVLAGKPRVAMFCTGGIRCEKSTALLRSQGFDDVFHLEGGILKYLETVPEENSRWQGDCFVFDERVSVGHGLAPGHHQLCRSCRMPLGEAELASPHYVRGVSCPYCHGTRTPEQERALAERQRQMDLAEQRGQAHLGARQPGAPARAAACDVGGCEGEPA